In Gavia stellata isolate bGavSte3 chromosome 33, bGavSte3.hap2, whole genome shotgun sequence, the DNA window CGGTGGCCCCTGGCtggccccactgcccccccccgggctggggagggggcccCGGCACGGCCCCTCGCCTTTCATCTGCCGGAGACAAAGCGggggccccccgccccgctttGTGCTGTGGGTAATGAATGCCCGACCCCGGGGGGGCCCCAGCCCCTCGCCCCggcattttttaatgcatttttctagAAGCGAAGACTCGGCCGGGGTGGGTgaccgggcggggggggggatgtGGCCCCTTCGGGGTCCCCGGGGTTGGATCTTATTCCTCCCCCCCGCACCGCcaaccctgggacccccccactgGGGCCGGAGCAGGAGGGGGGGGCTTCGTCCCACCTGATGTGGGGGACACGCTGGCTCTTGTCCCCATCATGGTGAATACCTGCCGGGGGGGGTGACAGGACAGGACTTGTTGGGCaggcttttttttgggggggacacacacacacatccccctCCAgtgggctggggcggggggggggggggggggggatacCCCTgcctcggggtgggggggctgaaACAGCTCCAGTCACGCTgtgcccccccacccacccGGCCTGACCCCTAACGTGGCGGGGGGGGAGCTGAGCCGCACCCCCCCACTGGGACTGGGGTcaccccctccagcaccccagcaccctccaggctggctgctccctgggTGGGTGCCCACCCTGGCTGTCCCGGCgcagggtggggggggcagGCTGGCTACCAGAGCTCCCACCAAagcccccccccctcccagtaccccctCGTTACGGGGTTTGGCTGATGAGCCGGGGGCCGCGGAGGTGccaggtttgggggggggcCCTTCACCcctaaccccccccccccagttcccTGGAAAGGGGGTTTCTGGGTGGGTCACCGGCTCCGTGACCGCATGGCCTCGGCGATGCCGGTGCCGCGCAGAGGGGGCTCGGGGAGGGCACGGTGCcggggcggtgccggggcgTTGCGCAGGGCGCGTCGGTGAGTCAGCGGGGCCGCGTGCCCGGACGGGCTCCGGCACATGGCAGCGGTGTggccctgcccggggccggcggcgtGGGCAGAGACCGGCCGGGGGGGTCCCACTGGCGGGGTCCCCTTCACCGGGGACGCAGTGCCTCACACCCGGCGTGACGGGAGGGGACCCTCATCTCAGGGGTTGTCCCCGTCTGATGCGGGGTGACGCGCCTGTCCCCGCGGGCGTCTGCACGGTTTGGGGCAGCCGGGGACACCGATGCCGCAACTGGGCGAGCGGGGTGGCTCCCCAAAAGCGCCGTCAGCTTTGGGAGGGGACAGCCAGCGCTttgtgggggggtgtgtgtgtggccATCACCTCCCGTGCGGGTTCATACAgccccccccctcaccccagggGCAGCTCGCTCCGCTGGTGGGACACCCCACTGCCCTCCGGGCTGGGGGGCCGTGgggtggggggccggggagggagccccccgctccgctcccccgcGGCTGGCGGCCGGCCAGCATTGTTCtcggcctcctcctcctcctcctcctctcctctcccccctccagcCGCATCTGGCGCCGGATTTTTTCCTGGGCACGGAGGGGGGGTCCAGCTGCCGCCCCCAGCGGCACCCCAATGCTGGGGCTCCCCACGggcgaggggctgcggggcttCACCCCCATCCTATtgtgggctgggggggtgtCTCACCAGGCAGTTGCATGTggagggggacatggggtggtTTATGGGGTGCAGCTTGACCCCCcctcagtggtttttttttttttggggggggggttccCCCCCATCTCTGCTCTGTagcctggctctgccccatGGCGCAGCCTGGAGCCCCCCACTCACTCATGGGCCCTCCCATGGGGCGAGCGCAGGGCTGAAATGGGGGGGCTGACATTGTTTGGGGGGTGTCTGCCTCCATCCTAAGGGGCTCCAGGGACGCTGAGATGatgggaaggggccagggagGGTAataagggggtggggggggggtctgggggtgggAGAAAGGGCTTTGGGGGTGATGAAacagggcagggtggggggctcCCGGGATGTGGGGGCGATGCAAAGGATCTGAGGATGGTTAGGGGGACTTGGGGGGGTGGGATGAGGGGCTCTGGGGCTGGTGGAACAGGGTGAGGGGGGCCAGGGATGGCAAGGTGGGGTGacggggggctggggaggatgggaagggggACGGGACCCTGCCCGGGGGCCTGGAGGGTGGGGGTCCGCGTCCTCTACCCCAGAGCTCCTGCAGCCGGGGCTGCGgctcagctggagcaggaggtgagggggaaaaagcccggctgggagggcaggagctggctcccggccccggccgaGCCCTGCGGGTCACCTCCCTGTTGTGCAAAGccggggaaactgaggcacgccCGGCAGATCAAAGCAGGGAGCAGGAGTCACCACCCACACCCCACCGGCCTCTCCGCGGGGAAGTACGGCCCCGCTGCGGGAACACGCAGCCACTCGGAGTCGGGATTTGCTTTTAATGCTGTGTACAAAgtctcccagaaaaaaaaaaaaaaaaaaagaaaaaaaatttaaaattcttccaaaaataaattaaagggACGGGtaccccccccccaacccccttCTGTTctgtgcaaagagaaaaagagaaacccCCTCCGCTCCCCAGGCCTGACCCAGGCTCCAGCAAGGAAAGAAACGGGCAAAGCAAGGGACCTCGGGGGGCCCGGGCAGTGGCACCCCGCAGCGTGGGGCTGGACGGTGCCGTGGGGCAGTGACAAGGACCCTGGCAGGGACGGGGGCTGAGCCGGGCAGTTCCTGTCCCCCCCAAATCAGCTCCTGCGGAGGCTTTGCCCCACCGGACcacagctggggaaactgaggcaggggggTGAGGTTCGCCCCCGCCCTCCTCGTCATCAGTCCAGGGCGGCGCTGTCCCGGTGCAGGATGCGCCCGCCGGGCTACCAAATGGATGGATCCGGCCACCGAAGCAGCAGTGGCTCCTCCGCCGACACGGAGACGGAGCTGGAGGGAGGATCCGGCTCCCTCTCGAGGGCAGGTCAAAGAGGGGCCTCGTCCTTGGCGGGAGGGTGTGGGGGGGCCCCCCCCAAACCGGGGCAGCGCCGTGCCTGGCTCCCCGGGGCGGGCGAGGGAGGTTAAGTGCTGTCGGAAAGGCGACCTATGTACATCCCTGAACGTGACGGCTCTCCGAGCCCCCTTCCCCGCCGAgcggcccccagccctgccccgcgACCCCGTGGGACGAGCCCGGCTGCCGCCCTCGGCAGAGGGGGGGGCTCCGGCCCCCCCCTCCGCCACCGGCTACGAGGTCTGGCACTGGACATGTTGGCGCATGCCGTCCTCGAAGTCGTCTTCGTGATAGGCTTCGCCGGTGTAGGGCCGTCGGCCCGGCCCGCCGTGGGATGTGTAGTCGCTGAGTTCCACCTCCTCTGTGTCCTCGGTGGCCATCACCTCCTCCTGGGGTGGGAAGAAGGCCTGGAGCTGGCGCAGGCGGTCGGTGGggagccagccgggctcggGGAACTTCACCTGCAACGGGAGAGGGGAGATGGAGGCGTGGGATGGACGTGAGGGGACCCCGGGGATGGGGGACGCcggctcctgcccagccccggctccACACCTGGAACTGGAGGATGAGTTTTCCCTTCTGGAAGGGGCTCCTGTAGACGGGCATCCCCTCGTTGGGGACACACTTCAGGTCCCCGGGTCGGATAACGTCACCTGAGAGAGAGACGAGCGTCACCTCGCTGCGCCTGGCAGCTCCTGGCACCCCTCCGGCTCCTGGCACCCCTCCGGCTCCTGGCAGGGGTATCGCAGAGCACCCCACCCCGTCCCACCCCACCTGGTTGGGAGGAGATGAGCAGGGTCCTGTTGTCCAGGGTGCGGATGACCTGTCGGCAGCCGCACAGGGCGTCTGCCAGGCTGATCTCCCTCTTGACAATGAGGTCATCGCCGCTGCGTCGGAAAACGGGGTGTTCCTTCTGATCCAGGACGATGATGATGTCCCCGGGCTCCAGGCCGGGAACCTGGTCCCCTTCCTCGTGGAAGGTGATCTTCTGCCCGTCCTTCATGCCTGCGGGGTGCGCGGGGAAGAGCTCAGGGTGTGGGGGCCATTTTGGGGGTGAGCCCACTCCCCCTGCAGCCCCGTCTCACCTTTATCCAGGTGAACGCTGAGGATCTTCTTCTCCCGCACGACTTTGCGGCCGTTGCAGGTGAGGCAGCAGTCCCGAGGCCGGATCCACTCCCCCTGGCCCTGGCACTGGGAACACACCGTCTGGATCTGCTGGATCATGCTGGGCCCCAGCTGGTGGATGCGAACCTCCATGCCCGAGCCGTGGCACTTGGGGCATCTCCTCTGGGCGCCCTCCCGCACCCCACAGCCTGCGGCCGGGGGAAGCAGAGGGGTGAGCAGCCGGGCTGCGGCGCTGGGGAGGACCCCCGGGCaccccgcagcccggcccctCCGGTGCTCACCTCCGCACTTCCTACAGATAATGTTCTTCTGCAGGGACAGCTTGCGCGTGGTACCGTTGTAGAGGTCCTCCAGCGACACCGAGAGCTGATGCACCACCGTCTTCCCTGGGTGGACGGAGGGGAGAGCCCGGATCAGCACCCGGCCGCAAGCCATCCCCCGAGCCGGAACCCGAGGGATGCCGGCCGCCGCGGCTCGGCATCACCGGTTCTCCACGGGGAGCGGTGGCTGTCCATTTCCCTCGACAACCAGTCCCGCTTAATCCTCGGGGACGGCGGcaagaagagaaacagctttAAGCCGGGCTTGGCGTGAGGGCTCAGAGGAACCTCAAGCAGGGATCTCCTCGCGCCTCCAAGCCCGGATCCTGCCAGCTGCCCCGGGGAAGCCCCGGCTCCCCAGCGTGGGTCGGGCATGGCTCCTACCCCACAGGGCCCTCCACCACCCGGCTGCCCTCCAGCTGCTTATTGCCTCAACCCATCCGGAGAGGCTCTGCCTGGAGTTGCCGAGACGCTCCCCTTGGCCTCCTAATTGCCCTACTATTAAATCGTGCCACTTCAGCAAGAAACGCCGTGGCGAGTCACCCTCTCCTCGTGACCCAGGCCAAAAGCATCCGTACAGTCACCGGAGCAGCCCTGCACGCCCTGCGTCTTGCTGCAGCCTCCCCTGGGGCTCGCGGGGAGCCgagggcagcgctgggctgACTCagtcccagccctggggacggCGGGGGAAagctgggacagggacagggaagggCCCTTTGAAGAGGGGCAGATGGAGAAAGTAATGAGGATGACGAGGAACCGCGTCGGGTTGTGCGCCGCGGGGAGGGAGGTGGCCCGTGGGCCGCCAACCCGATCCTGGTGCCCCCCGAGCCGGCACCGTGCCGTGCCTGGGTGTCAgtcccctcccagcacccgGGGTCCCAGCGGGTCCTTTGTCCCCAGTACCTCGTCTGTCCGCCCGGCTGCGCATCCGCACTCCCCCGCCGAAGAAGAGGTCGAAGATATCCATGGGGGAGCCGAATCCGCTGCTTCCTCCTCGGCTTCCCAGGCCACCCTCCTTCAtggcccgctccccgccgcggtC includes these proteins:
- the LOC132320069 gene encoding dnaJ homolog subfamily A member 1-like isoform X1, translated to MVKETGYYDLLGVRPGASLDEIKRAYRRLALRYHPDKNPSEGERVGAALPAPTQLAFPSSHPFLPAPQFKQISQAYEVLSDAHKRALYDRGGERAMKEGGLGSRGGSSGFGSPMDIFDLFFGGGVRMRSRADRRGKTVVHQLSVSLEDLYNGTTRKLSLQKNIICRKCGGCGVREGAQRRCPKCHGSGMEVRIHQLGPSMIQQIQTVCSQCQGQGEWIRPRDCCLTCNGRKVVREKKILSVHLDKGMKDGQKITFHEEGDQVPGLEPGDIIIVLDQKEHPVFRRSGDDLIVKREISLADALCGCRQVIRTLDNRTLLISSQPGDVIRPGDLKCVPNEGMPVYRSPFQKGKLILQFQVKFPEPGWLPTDRLRQLQAFFPPQEEVMATEDTEEVELSDYTSHGGPGRRPYTGEAYHEDDFEDGMRQHVQCQTS
- the LOC132320069 gene encoding dnaJ homolog subfamily A member 1-like isoform X2 codes for the protein MVKETGYYDLLGVRPGASLDEIKRAYRRLALRYHPDKNPSEGERFKQISQAYEVLSDAHKRALYDRGGERAMKEGGLGSRGGSSGFGSPMDIFDLFFGGGVRMRSRADRRGKTVVHQLSVSLEDLYNGTTRKLSLQKNIICRKCGGCGVREGAQRRCPKCHGSGMEVRIHQLGPSMIQQIQTVCSQCQGQGEWIRPRDCCLTCNGRKVVREKKILSVHLDKGMKDGQKITFHEEGDQVPGLEPGDIIIVLDQKEHPVFRRSGDDLIVKREISLADALCGCRQVIRTLDNRTLLISSQPGDVIRPGDLKCVPNEGMPVYRSPFQKGKLILQFQVKFPEPGWLPTDRLRQLQAFFPPQEEVMATEDTEEVELSDYTSHGGPGRRPYTGEAYHEDDFEDGMRQHVQCQTS